The following proteins come from a genomic window of Dreissena polymorpha isolate Duluth1 chromosome 1, UMN_Dpol_1.0, whole genome shotgun sequence:
- the LOC127835003 gene encoding transmembrane protein 53-like, protein MVSIRSIIGHHAQTKDLLIKGLRHFSSTTTCLTNKHTHLDPNLHQQPHQGHRRSQRPTHPGQHSTSGSAGRIHVSVNKNVTLAHHVHHGDDQVGGPRPLLLLLGWLFAKPSHLKKFSDFYTEHGFDVMTVRVTLSQLLRPKTVQSLMQHVLDLCYEGQRREQPLLCHALSVGGYMYGELLTSLNRFSERYQDFDKRLFGKIFDSPVDFYGIPNGVARAMTGDPKRVQRIEKMLEWYMEKFRPVTKQYINSSENVHRNELKTPALFLYSQNDPVVNPVHIEALAHTWRGRGIRAATACWERAPHVTSFKMYPEEYKSHVINFIWGTGLPGHRLPKSETAYASVESDNNKEQLVMQMAYA, encoded by the exons GACCTGCTTATCAAGGGTTTGCGGCACTTCAGTAGTACCACGACATGCCTCACAAACAAACACACCCACCTCGACCCCAACCTTCACCAGCAACCCCACCAAGGCCATCGACGGAGCCAAAGACCCACCCATCCGGGTCAACACTCCACCTCTGGCTCTGCAGGCCGCATCCACGTCTCTGTCAACAAGAACGTTACTTTAGCGCACCACGTCCACCATGGGGACGATCAGGTGGGAGGACCCCGCCCCCTTTTGTTGTTGTTAGGCTGGCTTTTCGCAAAACCCTCCCACTTGAAGAAATTCAGCGACTTCTACACTGAACACGGCTTCGATGTGATGACAGTGCGG GTAACTCTCTCCCAGCTTCTCCGGCCCAAGACCGTACAGAGTCTCATGCAGCACGTCCTTGACCTCTGTTACGAAGGCCAACGTCGGGAGCAGCCGCTGCTGTGCCACGCCCTCTCCGTCGGCGGATACATGTACGGCGAGCTTCTCACAAGCCTCAATCGCTTCAGCGAGCGCTATCAAGACTTCGACAAGCGGTTGTTCGGGAAGATATTTGATAGTCCGGTCGACTTTTACGGGATTCCGAACGGCGTTGCTAGGGCGATGACCGGTGACCCGAAGAGGGTGCAGCGTATTGAAAAGATGTTGGAGTGGTATATGGAGAAATTCAGACCGGTCACGAAACAGTATATCAATTCGTCGGAAAACGTACACCGGAACGAACTGAAAACACCAGCGCTCTTCCTGTATTCGCAAAACGACCCCGTCGTAAACCCGGTACACATCGAGGCTTTAGCGCACACATGGCGCGGGCGGGGCATCAGGGCGGCGACCGCCTGTTGGGAGCGCGCCCCGCATGTCACTTCCTTCAAGATGTACCCGGAGGAGTACAAGAGTCATGTGATCAATTTTATTTGGGGAACCGGACTTCCCGGCCATAGGTTACCGAAAAGTGAGACTGCGTACGCTTCTGTGGAGAGCGACAACAATAAGGAACAGCTGGTCATGCAGATGGCATATGCATGA